A single Triticum dicoccoides isolate Atlit2015 ecotype Zavitan chromosome 2A, WEW_v2.0, whole genome shotgun sequence DNA region contains:
- the LOC119358072 gene encoding subtilisin-like protease produces the protein MAAFRIASLSLLLALVAAVEGAGDERSTFIVHVQPQASHVFGTADDRKAWYNSFLPENVRLLHAYHHVASGFAVRLTRRELDKMSAMPGFVAAVPDRVYKLHTTHTPRFLGLDTRQGGRNYSAGSGDGVIIGVLDSGVTPDHPSFSGDGMPAPPAKWKGRCDFNGRSVCNNKLIGARVFDTAVSSGNRTTSTGAPLSPIDEDGHGTHTSSTAAGAVVPGAQVLGQGRGTASGIAPRAHVAMYKVCGLEDCTSADILAGIDAAVADGCDIISMSLGGPSLPYPEDSIAVGTFAAAEKGIFVSMSAGNSGRNYTTLSNEAPWMLTVAASTMDRLIRTRVRLGNGLCFDGESVNQPDAASTVFYPLVYAGASSTPDAQFCGNGSLDGFDVKGKIVVCERGNDVGRVDKGAEVLRAGGVGMILANQAIDGFSTIADVHALPASHVSYHAGDAIMNYIKSTARPMAQIMFRGTVLGTSPAPAITSFSSRGPSLQNPGILKPDITGPGVSVLAAWPFQVGPPSLAGEHSGPTFNFESGTSMSAPHLSGIAALIKSKYPDWSPAAIKSAIMTTADSTDRSGMPITDEKGTAADLFALGAGHVDPDKAMNPGLVYDITPADYIGFLCGMYTDKEVSVIARRAVDCSAVEVIPDRLLNYPSISVTFPSSWNPMNPMVVTRKVTNVGEAPAVYYPQFDLPENSMNVTVMPSSLRFTEANQVKDFKVTVWPRTSGDAEVVQGALRWVSDKHTVRSPMSVAFAGH, from the coding sequence ATGGCAGCCTTCAGGATcgcctcgctctccctcctcctcgcCCTCGTCGCCGCGGTGGAGGGCGCCGGCGATGAGCGCAGCACGTTCATCGTGCACGTGCAGCCCCAGGCGAGCCACGTGTTCGGCACGGCCGACGACCGCAAGGCCTGGTACAACTCCTTCCTCCCCGAGAACGTCCGGCTCCTCCACGCCTACCACCACGTCGCCAGCGGCTTCGCCGTCCGGCTGACGCGGCGGGAGCTCGACAAGATGTCCGCCATGCCTGGGTTCGTTGCCGCGGTGCCCGACCGGGTTTACAAGCTGCACACCACGCACACGCCGCGGTTCCTCGGGCTGGACACGCGCCAGGGCGGCAGGAACTACTCGGCCGGATCCGGCGATGGCGTCATCATCGGGGTGCTCGACAGCGGCGTCACTCCCGACCACCCGTCCTTCAGCGGCGATGGCATGCCGGCGCCGCCGGCCAAGTGGAAGGGGAGGTGCGACTTCAACGGCCGCTCCGTGTGCAACAACAAGCTCATCGGCGCTCGCGTTTTCGACACTGCCGTCAGTTCTGGGAACCGCACCACCTCTACCGGTGCACCGCTGTCGCCGATCGACGAGGATGGGCACGGCACGCACACGTCGAGCACGGCGGCGGGAGCAGTCGTGCCAGGCGCCCAGGTGCTTGGCCAGGGGAGGGGCACCGCGTCCGGGATAGCGCCCCGCGCGCACGTCGCAATGTACAAGGTGTGCGGCCTGGAGGACTGCACCAGCGCCGACATACTCGCCGGCATCGACGCTGCCGTGGCTGACGGCTGCGACATCATCTCCATGTCCCTCGGCGGGCCGTCGTTGCCGTACCCCGAGGACAGCATCGCCGTCGGCACGTTCGCCGCCGCAGAGAAGGGGATTTTCGTCAGCATGTCAGCCGGCAACTCCGGCCGAAACTACACCACGCTGTCGAACGAGGCGCCCTGGATGCTCACCGTCGCCGCGAGCACCATGGACCGTTTGATCCGCACCAGGGTGCGCCTTGGGAACGGTCTCTGCTTCGACGGCGAGTCCGTGAACCAGCCAGACGCCGCGTCGACCGTCTTCTACCCGCTGGTCTACGCCGGCGCGAGCTCCACACCAGACGCGCAGTTTTGCGGCAACGGCTCGCTGGACGGCTTCGATGTCAAGGGCAAGATAGTGGTCTGTGAGCGCGGCAATGACGTCGGTAGGGTTGACAAAGGCGCCGAGGTGTTAAGAGCCGGAGGCGTCGGCATGATTCTGGCCAACCAGGCCATTGACGGCTTCAGCACCATCGCCGACGTGCACGCCCTCCCAGCGTCGCATGTCAGCTACCACGCCGGAGACGCGATCATGAACTACATCAAGTCGACGGCGAGACCGATGGCGCAAATCATGTTCAGGGGGACGGTCCTCGGCACGTCGCCGGCCCCGGCTATCACTTCCTTCTCCTCGCGCGGGCCAAGCTTGCAGAACCCCGGCATTCTGAAGCCCGACATCACGGGCCCCGGCGTGAGCGTGCTCGCGGCGTGGCCATTCCAAGTAGGTCCGCCCTCGTTGGCCGGGGAGCACTCCGGACCGACCTTCAACTTCGAGTCCGGGACGTCCATGTCAGCGCCGCACCTCAGCGGCATTGCCGCGTTGATCAAGAGCAAATACCCGgactggtcgccggcggcgatcaagTCCGCCATCATGACAACGGCCGACAGCACGGACCGCTCCGGCATGCCGATAACCGACGAGAAGGGGACGGCGGCGGACCTCTTCGCCCTTGGTGCCGGCCATGTCGACCCGGACAAGGCCATGAACCCCGGCCTGGTGTACGACATCACCCCGGCAGATTACATCGGCTTCCTCTGCGGCATGTACACGGACAAGGAGGTCTCCGTGATCGCGCGCCGTGCCGTGGACTGCTCGGCCGTCGAGGTGATCCCGGACCGCCTTCTGAACTACCCGTCGATCTCCGTCACGTTCCCCTCGTCGTGGAACCCGATGAATCCGATGGTGGTGACACGCAAGGTGACGAACGTCGGAGAGGCGCCGGCGGTGTACTACCCACAGTTCGACCTGCCGGAAAACTCCATGAACGTCACCGTCATGCCGAGCTCGCTGCGGTTCACTGAGGCGAACCAGGTGAAAGATTTCAAGGTGACCGTGTGGCCGAGGACCAGCGGCGATGCAGAGGTGGTGCAGGGGGCGCTCCGGTGGGTGTCGGACAAGCACACCGTGAGGAGCCCCATGTCCGTCGCCTTCGCCGGACACTAG